Proteins encoded by one window of Cellvibrio sp. KY-GH-1:
- a CDS encoding IS256 family transposase — translation MNKKDLEAFAREAAKHMKTEKDLSDFSQMLTKITVEAALNGELDAHLGYEKHQKSGAANSRNGYTTKTLKTEDGEMELKTPRDREGSFEPQLVKKHQTRFTSMDDKILSLYAKGMTTREIVATFKDMYGADVSATLISKVTDAVIEQVVEWQSRPLDSVYPIVYLDCIVVKIRQDKQVINKSIYLALGVTMEGQKELLGMWLSENEGSKFWLGVLTELQNRGVRDILIACVDGLKGFPEAINAAFPETQIQLCIVHMVRNSVKYVPWRDYKAVTADLKRIYQSITEEEALLALAQLGARWDEKYPQISRCWHTHWENIRTLFAYPEDIRRAIYTTNAIESLNSVIRQAIKKRKLFPTDESAKKVIFLAIQDASKKWTMPIRNWRAALNHFMIVFDERLMDYR, via the coding sequence ATGAACAAAAAAGACCTTGAAGCCTTTGCGCGCGAAGCAGCAAAGCACATGAAGACTGAGAAAGACCTGAGCGACTTCAGTCAAATGCTCACCAAAATCACCGTTGAGGCAGCTCTCAACGGTGAACTTGATGCCCATCTTGGCTACGAGAAACACCAAAAATCAGGTGCTGCCAATAGCCGCAACGGCTACACCACCAAAACCCTGAAAACGGAAGACGGTGAGATGGAGCTCAAAACGCCGCGTGATCGCGAAGGCAGCTTTGAGCCGCAGTTGGTGAAGAAACACCAAACCCGCTTTACGTCGATGGATGACAAAATACTAAGCCTCTACGCCAAGGGCATGACCACCCGCGAAATCGTAGCCACTTTCAAGGACATGTATGGTGCAGACGTCTCTGCTACTCTTATTTCCAAAGTGACAGATGCTGTTATTGAGCAGGTCGTCGAATGGCAATCGCGCCCGCTGGATTCGGTTTATCCTATTGTTTATCTCGACTGCATCGTGGTAAAGATTCGCCAGGATAAGCAGGTTATCAACAAATCCATTTACCTTGCATTGGGCGTTACCATGGAGGGCCAGAAAGAATTATTAGGCATGTGGCTCTCGGAAAATGAAGGCTCAAAATTTTGGCTGGGCGTGCTGACGGAGCTACAGAATCGCGGTGTTCGAGACATTTTGATCGCATGCGTTGACGGGCTAAAAGGGTTTCCGGAGGCGATTAACGCGGCCTTTCCCGAAACGCAGATTCAACTGTGCATCGTACACATGGTACGCAACTCAGTGAAATACGTGCCGTGGAGGGACTACAAAGCCGTTACGGCAGACCTGAAGCGAATTTACCAATCCATCACTGAAGAAGAGGCACTGCTGGCGCTCGCGCAGCTCGGTGCGCGCTGGGATGAAAAGTACCCGCAAATTAGTCGCTGCTGGCATACCCATTGGGAAAATATACGCACCTTGTTTGCTTACCCTGAAGACATTCGTCGCGCAATTTACACCACCAACGCGATTGAATCGCTGAATAGCGTAATCCGTCAGGCAATCAAAAAGCGCAAATTATTTCCAACGGATGAATCAGCCAAGAAAGTGATTTTCTTGGCAATCCAGGATGCCTCCAAAAAATGGACTATGCCCATTCGCAATTGGAGAGCAGCGCTCAATCATTTTATGATTGTGTTTGATGAGCGATTGATGGATTATCGTTGA
- a CDS encoding DUF6161 domain-containing protein gives MRDAQERKLLTYLYLSLNKDNQLDQNSREIILQSLFSRSDSGLLSGDSSPTMPGGLNEIIKTLKNN, from the coding sequence ATGAGAGACGCTCAAGAAAGAAAACTACTCACATATTTATACTTGTCATTAAACAAAGATAATCAACTCGATCAAAACTCAAGAGAAATTATTCTTCAATCACTTTTTAGTCGCTCTGATTCTGGCCTTTTATCTGGTGATTCCTCACCAACAATGCCAGGGGGGCTCAATGAAATAATAAAAACCCTCAAAAATAATTAA
- a CDS encoding DNA-binding transcriptional regulator, translated as MKRNLFDELSEGFQSLRDEREGKITLKKHTAEKITAPELKSGELVKLREKLNVSQAVFAQYLRINKRTLENWEQGRVKPNAQAAVLIKLVEKYPDTLSRLANV; from the coding sequence ATGAAACGCAACCTGTTCGACGAATTAAGCGAAGGCTTTCAATCACTCCGAGATGAACGCGAAGGCAAGATCACTTTAAAAAAACATACCGCTGAAAAAATTACCGCGCCCGAATTAAAAAGCGGTGAACTGGTAAAACTGCGCGAAAAACTGAACGTATCTCAAGCTGTATTTGCGCAGTACCTGCGAATTAATAAACGCACCCTGGAAAATTGGGAACAAGGCCGTGTAAAACCCAATGCGCAAGCAGCAGTATTAATTAAACTGGTAGAGAAATATCCCGATACCTTGTCTCGCTTGGCAAATGTTTAA
- a CDS encoding penicillin-binding protein: protein MSDVTQDELIEALKIAYCYMPKAIEVNKYEYGDRYQTVLDHIQTVKETLLIAGIDPEEVYGEINPDITPNSSY, encoded by the coding sequence ATGAGTGATGTAACACAAGACGAGCTGATTGAAGCGTTGAAGATTGCGTATTGTTATATGCCCAAAGCTATAGAAGTAAACAAATACGAATATGGCGATAGATACCAAACAGTGCTCGATCATATTCAAACAGTGAAAGAGACCTTATTGATAGCCGGGATAGACCCGGAAGAAGTCTATGGTGAAATCAATCCGGATATCACCCCAAACTCCTCCTATTAA
- a CDS encoding heme-degrading domain-containing protein, with the protein MNNEILTELLTQEEELQFLHFNNATAWELGNLIKVAAEKLSVSVSIDVYAFEQVVFSYAMPGTSKDQQDWIRRKRNSVMRFGHSSYYQGQYNAAKNRDFEAIPYLDPKEYCAHGGSFPIRIKNCGIIGAVTVSGLPQETDHQLAIDAIRHIVSKQTH; encoded by the coding sequence ATGAACAACGAAATTCTAACCGAACTGTTAACTCAGGAAGAAGAACTGCAATTTCTTCACTTCAACAATGCGACGGCGTGGGAGCTGGGCAATTTAATTAAGGTTGCCGCGGAAAAGTTGTCTGTCTCTGTTTCTATCGATGTGTATGCGTTTGAACAGGTGGTATTTAGTTATGCCATGCCAGGCACATCTAAAGATCAGCAAGATTGGATACGCCGCAAGCGGAATTCGGTAATGCGCTTTGGGCATAGCTCTTATTATCAAGGGCAATATAACGCGGCTAAGAATCGCGATTTTGAAGCAATTCCTTATTTGGACCCCAAGGAATATTGCGCCCACGGAGGTTCGTTTCCAATTCGCATTAAAAACTGTGGAATTATCGGCGCTGTCACTGTATCCGGTTTACCGCAAGAAACCGACCATCAACTCGCGATTGATGCTATACGCCATATCGTTAGCAAACAAACGCACTGA
- a CDS encoding bifunctional diguanylate cyclase/phosphodiesterase, which yields MVFRAVSTLPQELRNDKKLLLAVQLMALAYENLPAMILVNFAAACGALLVLHRDGKSVLAWLVAVLVLSGFRLASFFLFRQSSVAGKLTNVDRVDAWGIVYATGLIGAAIYWVALLLISFQNAELVSRFTLIVIIAALSGGATGIVAPLKYIGRIYISIMLLCSSMIIYISAPEYWVLSVLGATFWLVMIFSHKNNHKVLIQSLLLKWDNEKLIHDLKRLNSDLEARVVQRTQALKKLAHQDPLTGLPNRAGLMEWMELNLDEKNHNEAAVLFLDLDRFKQINDALGHDVGDVVLRMISMRFFDLCPSNSVLARWGGDEFLVVTAQEENAREHAEALAYQLIKAATAPLQINGQTLGLGLSIGMAFFPTDAVEFSSVIQAADLTVAEVKRNGRGASLFYTQTYADTQRRRFDLGRALEKAIARDELTLAFQPIVNVKTQKLEALEVLARWNHNELGVINPVEFIPLAEETDRIISLGQWVMSKALEKAAQWDGDLREANISVNVSIKQLLSGSFVGFVKSVLSATAFSPNRLILEVTESLFAESYLDITLQRVKELRELGIHVYIDDFGTGYSSLSRLHEFPVTGIKIDKSFTHQIAHQGLVIIESALLIARRMNLRVIVEGVETAEQAETLANLGILHMQGYFFGKPCADPAPLTQHAEAK from the coding sequence ATGGTTTTTCGCGCTGTTTCCACCCTCCCGCAAGAGCTAAGGAATGATAAAAAGCTGCTTTTAGCGGTGCAGTTAATGGCCTTGGCGTACGAAAATCTCCCCGCAATGATTTTGGTGAACTTCGCCGCCGCCTGTGGCGCACTGCTTGTGCTTCACCGCGATGGAAAGAGCGTTTTAGCGTGGCTTGTTGCGGTGCTTGTTCTTAGCGGTTTTAGGTTGGCCAGTTTCTTTCTGTTCAGGCAGAGCAGTGTTGCTGGAAAATTGACGAATGTAGATAGGGTCGATGCGTGGGGAATTGTCTACGCGACGGGGCTTATTGGGGCTGCAATCTATTGGGTGGCGCTCTTACTGATTAGTTTCCAAAATGCGGAACTCGTTTCGCGATTTACCTTAATTGTCATTATCGCCGCCTTGTCGGGCGGTGCCACTGGCATTGTTGCTCCATTGAAATATATCGGCAGAATTTATATTTCCATCATGCTGCTTTGTTCGTCGATGATCATTTATATTTCTGCTCCCGAGTACTGGGTGCTGTCTGTTTTAGGCGCTACCTTTTGGCTGGTGATGATTTTTAGTCATAAAAATAATCATAAAGTCTTGATTCAAAGTTTGTTGCTCAAATGGGATAACGAAAAGTTAATTCATGACCTAAAGCGCTTGAATAGTGATCTCGAAGCCAGGGTGGTTCAACGAACTCAGGCGTTAAAAAAGCTGGCGCATCAAGATCCGTTAACGGGTCTGCCGAATCGCGCTGGCCTCATGGAGTGGATGGAGCTTAACCTTGATGAAAAAAATCATAATGAAGCCGCCGTGCTGTTTCTGGATTTGGACAGGTTTAAGCAGATTAATGACGCATTGGGGCATGATGTTGGCGACGTTGTTTTGCGTATGATTTCCATGCGGTTTTTCGATTTATGCCCGAGTAACAGCGTGCTGGCCCGATGGGGCGGCGACGAATTTTTGGTAGTTACAGCGCAGGAAGAAAATGCGCGCGAGCACGCCGAAGCTCTAGCGTATCAATTAATCAAAGCGGCCACCGCTCCTTTGCAAATTAACGGCCAGACCTTGGGTTTGGGGCTCAGTATCGGCATGGCATTTTTTCCGACTGATGCAGTGGAGTTTAGTAGTGTGATTCAGGCTGCGGATTTGACTGTGGCTGAAGTAAAACGGAACGGGCGTGGAGCCAGTTTGTTTTACACCCAAACATATGCGGATACGCAGCGGCGTCGATTTGATTTGGGGCGGGCGTTGGAAAAGGCAATCGCGCGAGATGAACTCACCTTGGCCTTTCAACCAATCGTAAATGTTAAGACGCAAAAGCTTGAAGCATTGGAAGTGCTTGCTCGTTGGAATCACAATGAATTGGGTGTTATTAATCCGGTTGAGTTTATTCCGTTGGCGGAAGAGACCGATAGGATTATTAGCCTTGGGCAGTGGGTTATGAGTAAAGCTCTGGAAAAAGCAGCGCAGTGGGACGGTGATCTTCGCGAAGCGAATATTTCCGTTAACGTTTCCATTAAGCAGTTGTTATCCGGCTCATTCGTTGGCTTCGTCAAATCGGTACTGAGTGCTACCGCGTTTTCGCCGAATAGATTAATACTGGAGGTGACAGAGAGTCTGTTTGCAGAAAGTTACTTGGACATTACTTTGCAGCGGGTAAAAGAACTGCGGGAGTTAGGGATACATGTCTATATTGATGATTTTGGTACAGGCTATTCCTCACTTTCCCGGCTCCATGAATTTCCGGTGACAGGTATAAAAATCGATAAGTCGTTCACGCATCAAATTGCTCATCAGGGTTTGGTAATTATTGAAAGTGCTTTGCTAATCGCGCGCCGAATGAACCTGCGCGTAATTGTGGAGGGCGTAGAAACGGCAGAACAGGCAGAGACTTTAGCGAACTTGGGTATCTTACATATGCAGGGATATTTTTTCGGTAAGCCCTGCGCAGACCCCGCGCCCCTCACGCAACACGCGGAAGCGAAGTAG
- the ybaK gene encoding Cys-tRNA(Pro) deacylase has protein sequence MTPAIKALEKAKAPFKVHEYSHDPTAESYGLEAAEKLGIDASRVFKTLVVMLDAKDYAVGVIPVSSMLSMKQIAKAAGAKKAVMADKQQVERMSGYVLGGVSPFGQKKLLKTFIDSSAKLHPTVFVSAGRRGLEVELTPEVFIQLLGGKFFELAQE, from the coding sequence ATGACACCCGCTATAAAAGCTCTCGAAAAAGCCAAAGCACCATTTAAAGTCCACGAATACAGCCATGACCCAACCGCTGAATCCTATGGATTAGAAGCAGCAGAAAAACTTGGTATAGATGCAAGCCGCGTGTTTAAAACTCTGGTGGTAATGCTGGATGCAAAGGACTACGCCGTTGGAGTGATTCCCGTCTCGTCCATGCTCAGTATGAAGCAAATTGCAAAAGCGGCAGGAGCAAAAAAAGCAGTCATGGCAGACAAGCAGCAAGTTGAAAGAATGAGCGGTTACGTTCTTGGTGGCGTTAGTCCATTTGGACAAAAGAAATTACTGAAAACCTTTATTGATTCTTCTGCAAAATTACACCCCACCGTCTTTGTTAGTGCGGGCCGTCGCGGGTTGGAAGTCGAATTAACGCCAGAAGTATTTATCCAATTACTGGGTGGTAAATTTTTTGAATTAGCTCAAGAATAG